The following proteins are co-located in the Streptomyces sp. NBC_00435 genome:
- a CDS encoding glycerophosphodiester phosphodiesterase yields the protein MTFLTIGHRGVMGVEPENTLRSFVRAERSGMDVVALDVRLSKDGALVVLHDAEVDRTTDGSGAVADLTLAELRELDAGDGQHVPVLDEVLDAVRAPLRIQVHELAAVGAFTELLLRRDLTARVEAASFDEEVLVETARLLPGVRTVLYANQSPADAGAAVHRAVAAGAETVALNIAHLTLHTVESAHEAGLRVTGWTVNTLERLRLARALELDGVLTDFPEIRSTGRFTA from the coding sequence TTGACTTTCCTCACCATCGGGCACCGCGGGGTCATGGGTGTCGAACCGGAGAACACCTTGCGGTCGTTCGTCCGCGCGGAACGTTCCGGCATGGACGTCGTCGCCCTGGACGTGCGGCTGAGCAAGGACGGCGCCCTCGTCGTCCTGCACGACGCCGAAGTGGACCGGACCACCGACGGCTCGGGGGCCGTGGCCGACCTGACCCTCGCCGAGCTGCGCGAACTGGACGCCGGGGACGGCCAGCACGTGCCCGTCCTGGACGAAGTCCTGGACGCGGTCCGGGCCCCACTGCGGATCCAGGTCCACGAACTGGCCGCCGTCGGGGCGTTCACCGAGCTGCTGCTGCGCCGCGACCTGACCGCACGGGTCGAGGCCGCCTCCTTCGACGAGGAGGTGCTCGTCGAGACGGCCCGGCTGCTGCCGGGCGTACGCACCGTGCTCTACGCGAACCAGAGCCCGGCGGACGCCGGGGCGGCGGTCCACCGGGCCGTGGCGGCGGGTGCGGAAACGGTCGCCCTCAACATCGCCCACCTCACCCTGCACACCGTGGAGTCGGCGCACGAGGCCGGACTGCGCGTGACGGGCTGGACGGTCAACACCCTGGAGCGGCTGCGCCTGGCGCGGGCCCTCGAACTCGACGGCGTGCTCACCGACTTCCCGGAGATCCGCTCCACGGGCCGCTTCACCGCCTGA
- a CDS encoding M56 family metallopeptidase, whose protein sequence is MMVPAVLLLLGALTAVLAPRLLARAQWTEREPVVALWVWQCAVGAVLLCFALSMPLSAAAAWQAVRGGLFAVAPRGVVDAYALGAAGGLWAACTAVALAGGGLWTGAMLAREILRARSRRRAQGAELLLRAPLLPGEEAAGVRLVVLEGRRPDSWWLPGPTPQLVVTTAALGRLKGSQLDAVLAHEQGHAAARHDWLLHCSRALSRGFPQVPVFAAFEAEMHRLVELAADDVASRRYGRLTVALALVGLNEDRGLFGPGPAPQAHVPQRVRRLLAAAPRLSPARRMRLTALATLAPAIPLLVAFGPGLSALA, encoded by the coding sequence ATGATGGTCCCCGCCGTTCTCCTGCTGCTCGGCGCCCTGACCGCGGTGCTCGCACCCCGTCTGCTCGCCCGGGCCCAATGGACCGAGCGGGAACCCGTCGTCGCCCTGTGGGTCTGGCAGTGCGCGGTGGGCGCCGTGCTCCTGTGCTTCGCGCTGTCCATGCCGCTGAGCGCGGCCGCCGCCTGGCAGGCGGTCCGGGGCGGGCTGTTCGCCGTCGCTCCGCGTGGTGTGGTCGACGCGTACGCGCTGGGCGCCGCGGGCGGGCTCTGGGCCGCCTGCACCGCGGTGGCACTGGCGGGCGGTGGGTTGTGGACCGGCGCGATGCTGGCCCGGGAGATCCTGCGCGCCCGCTCCCGGCGGCGCGCACAGGGCGCCGAACTGCTGCTGCGGGCCCCACTGCTGCCCGGGGAGGAGGCTGCCGGGGTGCGGCTCGTCGTCCTGGAGGGGCGGCGTCCGGACAGCTGGTGGCTGCCGGGGCCGACTCCGCAGCTGGTGGTCACGACGGCGGCGCTGGGCCGGCTCAAGGGGAGTCAGCTGGACGCCGTACTGGCCCACGAGCAGGGGCACGCGGCGGCCCGGCACGACTGGCTGCTGCACTGCTCGCGGGCACTGTCCCGGGGGTTTCCGCAGGTCCCGGTCTTCGCCGCGTTCGAGGCGGAGATGCACCGGCTGGTGGAGCTGGCCGCCGACGACGTGGCCTCGCGGCGCTACGGGCGCCTCACCGTCGCCCTGGCCCTGGTCGGCCTGAACGAGGACCGCGGGCTGTTCGGCCCCGGCCCCGCCCCACAGGCGCACGTCCCGCAGCGGGTCCGTCGGCTGCTGGCGGCCGCACCCCGCCTGTCGCCGGCCCGCCGCATGCGGCTGACCGCCCTGGCGACACTGGCTCCGGCGATCCCCCTGCTGGTGGCGTTCGGGCCGGGGCTCAGCGCGCTGGCCTAG
- a CDS encoding LLM class flavin-dependent oxidoreductase — protein sequence MKFSVIFEAQLADPTVEREHQVIRDCVEQAVLAERMGFDRIWAVEHHSLKWYAHMSAPEIFLTWVAARTNTIRIGHGVVCMPFAFNHPVRVAERAAMLDLLSGGRVDLGAGRGGTVQETSLCGVDRDRTTAEVEEALRIIGKAWREEELEYHGELIDIDPHPILPRPSQTPHPPLFLACSRGETLVQAAELGVGALVMGFAGPESIAAMRSVYDAAIAGRDGGRFVSTVVNDHFSVLCPTIVLDDPQEARRIGIRGQRFFAQSIGHWYGGAGVPDEAVVAGADEGAEMRRAAEQVVARLHELDIPVRPTSTATFNADHAYGSADEAIAYVERLREAGADEIMCLIQMGTVPQEACLETLRQWGEKVIPHFADKGGANGHGVGGRGVGGRGANGHAVGERGATGRRRNA from the coding sequence GTGAAATTCTCCGTCATCTTCGAGGCTCAACTGGCCGACCCGACCGTGGAACGGGAGCACCAGGTCATCCGCGACTGCGTCGAGCAGGCGGTGCTCGCCGAGCGGATGGGGTTCGACCGGATCTGGGCCGTGGAGCACCACTCCTTGAAGTGGTACGCCCACATGTCCGCTCCCGAGATCTTCCTGACCTGGGTGGCGGCCCGGACCAACACCATACGCATCGGGCACGGCGTCGTGTGCATGCCCTTCGCCTTCAACCACCCCGTCCGGGTCGCCGAGCGGGCGGCGATGCTCGACCTGCTCTCCGGCGGGCGGGTCGACCTGGGGGCCGGGCGCGGCGGGACCGTGCAGGAGACCTCGCTGTGCGGGGTCGACCGGGACCGCACCACGGCGGAGGTCGAGGAGGCGCTGCGGATCATCGGGAAGGCCTGGCGGGAGGAGGAACTGGAGTACCACGGGGAGCTCATCGACATCGATCCGCACCCGATCCTGCCGAGGCCCAGCCAGACCCCGCACCCGCCGCTGTTCCTGGCCTGCAGCCGGGGCGAGACCCTGGTGCAGGCCGCCGAGCTGGGGGTCGGGGCGCTGGTGATGGGGTTCGCGGGGCCCGAGTCCATCGCCGCGATGCGCTCCGTGTACGACGCCGCGATCGCCGGCCGGGACGGCGGCCGCTTCGTCTCCACCGTCGTCAACGACCACTTCTCGGTGCTCTGCCCGACCATCGTGCTCGACGACCCGCAGGAGGCCCGCCGGATCGGGATCCGCGGGCAGCGGTTCTTCGCGCAGTCCATCGGCCACTGGTACGGCGGGGCGGGGGTCCCGGACGAGGCGGTGGTCGCGGGCGCGGACGAGGGTGCCGAGATGCGCAGGGCCGCGGAGCAGGTGGTGGCCCGGCTGCACGAGTTGGACATCCCGGTGCGGCCCACGTCCACGGCCACCTTCAACGCCGACCACGCCTACGGGAGCGCGGACGAGGCGATCGCGTACGTGGAGCGGCTGAGGGAGGCCGGGGCCGACGAGATCATGTGCCTGATCCAGATGGGGACGGTGCCGCAGGAGGCCTGCCTGGAGACGCTGCGGCAGTGGGGCGAGAAGGTCATCCCGCACTTCGCGGACAAGGGCGGCGCGAACGGGCACGGTGTGGGCGGGCGCGGTGTGGGCGGGCGCGGTGCGAACGGGCACGCTGTGGGCGAGCGCGGTGCGACCGGGCGCCGACGGAACGCGTGA
- a CDS encoding GNAT family N-acetyltransferase, whose amino-acid sequence MPSADPQALTFRSAVEADIPVLVELVESAYRGESSRGGWTTEADYLDGQRTDADDVARIVAHPEGMLLVVERAGEIVSCCHLEHRGDHVYFGMFAVRPGQQGGGLGRTVMAEAERRAREQWAAKEMRMTVINVREELIAYYVRRGYERTGELSPFPYGDARFGIPLRDDLAFELLVKPL is encoded by the coding sequence ATGCCGAGCGCCGACCCCCAGGCCTTGACCTTCCGCAGTGCCGTCGAGGCGGACATCCCGGTGCTCGTGGAGCTCGTCGAGTCGGCGTACCGCGGCGAGTCGAGCCGCGGCGGGTGGACCACCGAGGCGGACTACCTGGACGGGCAGCGGACCGACGCCGACGACGTGGCCCGGATCGTCGCGCACCCCGAGGGCATGCTCCTCGTCGTGGAGCGGGCCGGGGAGATCGTCTCCTGCTGCCACCTCGAACACCGCGGGGACCACGTCTACTTCGGAATGTTCGCGGTCCGCCCCGGCCAGCAGGGCGGCGGCCTCGGCAGGACGGTCATGGCCGAGGCGGAGCGCCGCGCCCGCGAGCAGTGGGCGGCCAAGGAGATGCGGATGACCGTGATCAACGTACGGGAGGAGCTCATCGCCTACTACGTGCGCCGCGGTTACGAGCGCACCGGCGAGCTGAGCCCCTTCCCCTACGGAGACGCGCGGTTCGGCATTCCGCTCCGCGACGACCTGGCCTTCGAGCTCCTGGTCAAGCCGCTGTAG
- a CDS encoding LVIVD repeat-containing protein → MQTSRARRGSLGVAVAATGLLATLLTAGPAAASPDPGDLVPGAGARQSAGAAGGEDRELAPGEIPGQDEIVHSRNIKHLANIPSTDPTRINSDLAFQGRYAYAGNYTGFTIYDIGDPKAPKTVTEVLCPGGQNDVSVQGDLLFLSTDSSRSDDSCNSVSQPATEKSSWEGIRIFDIKDKKNPKYIKSVETACGSHTHTLVPGGRDIYLYVSSYSPNDAFPDCKPPHDGISIVKVPKKDPTRAAVVAFPVLFPDGGNPGAPTNPGVSKTTGCHDITVLPSENLAAGACMGDGILFDISKPEEPRVIDRVQDNVNFSFWHSATFNERVNKVVFTDELGGGGGATCNEATGPDRGADGIYEITGRGDQRKLVFKSYFKIPRHQADTENCVAHNGSLVPVGGGRDIMVQAWYQGGISVWDFTDSTRPKEIAYFERGPLTTDALGLGGSWSAYYYNGHIYSNDIVKGLDVLRLDDWRTDSAKWVRLDRLNTQTQPEYH, encoded by the coding sequence ATGCAGACCAGCAGAGCGCGGCGCGGATCCCTGGGAGTGGCGGTGGCGGCGACCGGCCTCCTCGCCACGCTCCTGACGGCCGGACCCGCGGCCGCGAGCCCCGACCCGGGGGACTTAGTCCCCGGCGCGGGCGCGCGGCAGAGCGCCGGCGCCGCCGGGGGAGAGGACCGGGAGCTCGCGCCCGGTGAGATCCCCGGCCAGGACGAGATCGTCCACAGCCGCAACATCAAGCACTTGGCGAACATCCCCAGCACCGACCCGACCCGCATCAACTCCGACCTGGCGTTCCAGGGCCGGTACGCCTACGCGGGCAACTACACCGGCTTCACCATCTACGACATAGGCGATCCGAAGGCACCCAAGACCGTCACCGAAGTGCTCTGCCCGGGCGGGCAGAACGACGTCTCGGTCCAGGGGGACCTGCTCTTCCTCTCCACCGACTCCTCGCGCAGCGACGACTCCTGCAACAGCGTCTCGCAGCCCGCCACGGAGAAGTCCTCGTGGGAGGGCATCAGGATCTTCGACATCAAGGACAAGAAGAACCCGAAGTACATCAAGTCCGTCGAGACCGCCTGCGGTTCCCACACCCACACGCTCGTGCCGGGCGGCCGGGACATCTACCTCTACGTCTCCTCGTACTCCCCGAACGACGCCTTCCCCGACTGCAAACCGCCGCACGACGGCATCTCGATCGTGAAGGTCCCGAAGAAGGACCCGACCCGGGCGGCGGTCGTCGCGTTCCCGGTGCTGTTCCCGGACGGCGGCAATCCGGGCGCGCCCACCAACCCCGGCGTCTCCAAGACCACGGGCTGCCACGACATCACCGTGCTGCCCTCCGAGAACCTCGCCGCGGGCGCCTGCATGGGCGACGGGATCCTCTTCGACATCAGCAAGCCCGAGGAGCCGCGGGTCATCGACCGGGTGCAGGACAACGTCAACTTCTCGTTCTGGCACTCGGCCACCTTCAACGAGCGGGTGAACAAGGTGGTGTTCACCGATGAGCTGGGCGGCGGCGGTGGCGCCACCTGCAACGAGGCCACCGGCCCCGACCGGGGCGCCGACGGCATCTACGAGATCACCGGCCGCGGCGACCAGCGCAAACTCGTCTTCAAGAGCTACTTCAAGATCCCGCGTCACCAGGCCGACACCGAGAACTGCGTGGCCCACAACGGCTCGCTGGTGCCGGTCGGCGGCGGCCGCGACATCATGGTCCAGGCCTGGTACCAGGGCGGCATCTCCGTCTGGGACTTCACCGACTCCACCCGGCCCAAGGAGATCGCCTACTTCGAGCGGGGCCCGCTGACCACCGATGCCCTCGGCCTCGGCGGCTCCTGGTCCGCCTACTACTACAACGGGCACATCTACTCGAACGACATCGTCAAGGGCCTGGACGTACTGCGGCTCGACGACTGGCGCACCGACAGCGCCAAGTGGGTGAGGCTGGACCGGCTCAACACGCAGACCCAGCCCGAATACCACTAA
- a CDS encoding DUF305 domain-containing protein, with translation MDMAKVLLGRLVGAALATGLLFTLTGCREGGADGAAEGKAVVIAPGGPGEEARTISPEQAARELPDDSPNAADRAYVRNMTEHHRQALAMSALAPDRASADGVKRLAERITAAQRPEIGAMERWAARYPAPAAGAGGHDHAAMPGMATEAQLKELAGAAGPAFDRLFLTLMTAHHEGALKMAGEALASGNNAAVEEMATEVVATQTAEIHRMRSMG, from the coding sequence ATGGACATGGCGAAAGTGTTACTCGGGCGATTGGTCGGTGCGGCCCTGGCCACCGGGCTGCTTTTCACCCTCACCGGCTGCCGCGAGGGCGGGGCCGACGGGGCCGCGGAGGGCAAGGCGGTGGTGATCGCCCCCGGCGGGCCCGGCGAGGAGGCCCGCACGATCTCCCCCGAGCAGGCCGCCCGGGAGCTGCCCGACGACAGCCCGAACGCGGCCGACCGGGCGTACGTGCGGAACATGACCGAGCACCACAGGCAGGCCCTCGCCATGAGCGCGCTCGCCCCGGACCGGGCCTCGGCCGACGGGGTCAAGCGGCTCGCCGAGCGGATCACCGCCGCCCAGCGGCCCGAGATCGGCGCGATGGAGAGGTGGGCGGCCCGCTACCCGGCGCCGGCCGCCGGCGCGGGCGGCCACGACCACGCGGCGATGCCGGGCATGGCCACCGAGGCGCAGCTGAAGGAGCTGGCCGGGGCCGCGGGGCCCGCCTTCGACCGGCTCTTCCTCACCTTGATGACCGCCCACCACGAGGGCGCCCTGAAGATGGCCGGTGAGGCGCTGGCCTCGGGCAACAATGCCGCCGTCGAGGAAATGGCCACCGAGGTGGTGGCCACCCAGACCGCCGAGATCCACCGGATGCGCTCGATGGGCTGA
- a CDS encoding TetR/AcrR family transcriptional regulator translates to MSPRSASVNEELRRRSRERLLQATVELVAERGYEATTLGDIADRAGAARGLVSYYFPGKRQLLQSAVHRLMHLTLQAALEREPLPAGPDDGRERLARAIDAILGLARDQPRLMRTHMAGILQADGFVQCAEQQRLAELLRDTVVRYGSPEAATDYPLLRALLMGAVVAVLLPGAPMPAARLRAELFQRYGLDWELGVPPDGGPPGGTFPSPR, encoded by the coding sequence ATGTCCCCGCGCAGCGCATCGGTCAATGAAGAATTGCGCAGGCGTTCCCGGGAGCGGTTGCTGCAGGCCACGGTCGAACTCGTGGCCGAGCGGGGCTACGAGGCCACCACGCTCGGCGACATCGCCGACCGGGCCGGAGCCGCCCGGGGCCTGGTGTCCTACTACTTCCCGGGCAAGCGGCAGCTCCTCCAGTCCGCCGTGCACCGGCTGATGCACCTCACCCTGCAAGCGGCACTGGAGCGGGAGCCGCTCCCCGCCGGCCCCGACGACGGTCGGGAGCGCCTGGCCCGGGCCATCGACGCGATCCTCGGGCTGGCCCGGGACCAGCCGCGGCTGATGCGGACCCACATGGCGGGGATCCTGCAGGCGGACGGCTTCGTCCAGTGCGCCGAGCAGCAGCGGCTCGCGGAGCTGCTGCGGGACACCGTGGTGCGGTACGGCTCGCCGGAGGCGGCCACCGACTATCCGTTGCTGCGGGCCCTGCTGATGGGCGCGGTGGTGGCGGTGCTGCTGCCGGGCGCGCCGATGCCGGCGGCCCGGCTGCGGGCCGAGCTGTTCCAGCGGTACGGGCTGGACTGGGAGCTGGGTGTCCCGCCGGACGGCGGACCGCCCGGCGGAACGTTTCCCTCGCCCCGTTAG
- a CDS encoding DUF5134 domain-containing protein, with translation MSLSASVSAWLLVLLCATSGAYCLRRAGRSGGGPAAGEAAMGFGMALMAVPLRLGGEWQTPVLGVVFCAAALHAVWLLRGGPHHAHHLVGSLTMVYMALAAGAGSGGHDHGHGPESGLPLLTGLLLLYYAGYVVLGGARLVTVGGPGTPAGPGELIRACRLTMGIGMLAMLLTM, from the coding sequence ATGTCCCTCTCCGCCTCCGTCTCCGCCTGGCTCCTCGTCCTGCTCTGCGCGACGAGCGGCGCGTACTGTCTGCGCCGCGCGGGCAGATCCGGTGGCGGACCGGCCGCCGGGGAGGCGGCGATGGGGTTCGGCATGGCCTTGATGGCGGTGCCGCTGCGACTGGGCGGCGAGTGGCAGACGCCCGTGCTCGGCGTGGTCTTCTGCGCCGCGGCGCTGCACGCGGTGTGGCTGCTGCGCGGCGGCCCGCATCACGCGCACCATCTGGTGGGCTCGCTGACCATGGTCTACATGGCACTGGCCGCGGGGGCGGGCTCCGGCGGCCACGACCACGGGCACGGGCCGGAATCCGGGCTGCCGCTGCTCACCGGCCTACTGCTCCTGTACTACGCCGGGTACGTGGTGCTGGGCGGCGCCCGGCTGGTCACGGTGGGCGGGCCGGGCACCCCGGCCGGGCCCGGCGAGCTGATCAGGGCCTGCCGACTCACCATGGGCATAGGCATGTTGGCGATGCTGCTCACGATGTGA
- a CDS encoding PadR family transcriptional regulator — MTSSQKPKKQELPPTAWAVLGLLSFPGERTGYELKKWADSSLRFFYWSPAISQIYAELRRLEELGYAASVRSGPEEVRAKRRYGITPAGREALAGWASDAAEAGPPVLKHGLLLRVWLGHLAEPERLRAMVTEHLERTTEELASVREAMAQAAAEPDWAFPTLALRWSERQHLAELELTRTLLADLDGLDGDPAPPDRVGPGTDPGQERQGSGDAPTPG; from the coding sequence ATGACTAGTAGTCAGAAGCCGAAGAAGCAAGAGCTACCGCCGACCGCGTGGGCGGTTCTCGGCCTGCTCTCCTTCCCCGGGGAGCGGACCGGCTACGAGCTGAAGAAGTGGGCGGACTCCTCCCTGCGCTTCTTCTACTGGTCACCGGCCATCAGCCAGATCTACGCCGAACTGCGCCGCCTGGAGGAGCTGGGCTACGCGGCCTCCGTGCGCTCCGGGCCCGAAGAGGTGCGGGCCAAGCGCCGCTACGGCATCACCCCCGCCGGCCGCGAGGCGTTGGCCGGCTGGGCCTCCGACGCCGCCGAGGCGGGCCCCCCGGTGCTCAAGCACGGGCTGCTGCTGCGGGTCTGGCTCGGTCACTTGGCCGAACCGGAGCGGCTGCGCGCGATGGTGACGGAACATCTGGAGCGCACCACCGAGGAGTTGGCCTCCGTACGCGAGGCCATGGCGCAGGCGGCCGCCGAACCGGACTGGGCGTTCCCGACCCTGGCCCTGCGCTGGAGCGAGCGCCAGCACCTGGCCGAACTCGAGCTGACGCGGACCCTGCTCGCGGACCTGGACGGCCTGGACGGCGACCCGGCCCCGCCCGACCGGGTGGGGCCGGGGACCGACCCCGGGCAGGAGCGTCAAGGCAGCGGGGACGCGCCCACCCCCGGGTGA